A region of the Pseudorasbora parva isolate DD20220531a chromosome 18, ASM2467924v1, whole genome shotgun sequence genome:
cagttgtaggtcttctagtagttgtggaaagtgaaatctgaatcacattgtttaaatattttctcccgttgcctttggctcactatgggcttctccccattcttctcccttgactttatcagactttatgtctccacgtccccccgactgcctcatagacagtaaaagattgtttctgagcgtctcctcctgtctatacggtaatttcacTACTGTGCGACAGAGGTTATGTTATGAGGTTGGTTATGacacaatcgttagcctattttttttttttttttttttacaaaaacagcttctacaaggcgatagtgtaagatacaaggtaatggagccttttatgcattgtcgtgtttctttataaataaacaatggacaaatggagtctttaaacgcctcagatgtaaagttattcactgtcaaagtgactcaaaaatgaatgggagtcaatgggatgctaacagcaggtgatggcttggttagcaatggccgcccctatgggtggaacgctttccgagtgctagattactaCCCCCTTGCtctataccccttctagccacaactcttcttctccgtttttagtgtatttctggcagaattacagcgccacacactggcctggcatgtatactacatcgttttgagtcgTTTCAGTGATCTCGTGtgcgcagatatttcttgaaacgaggggaaaaaaagatcggatttgggaaagctctggcttcatgtggacagggcctaaatACACAGAGTGATGGAGGGAACTAAACAGGCACAGGTGGAAGACAATGAACTAATAGGGCTAAACAAACACAGGTGCAGACAGAGCATAATTGTTACATTACGACCCCCTTGAAAAGGTGCGACCTCACGCCAGGGTGACAACTGAGTTCTGAAGGTTGCAGATGCGGAGGCTTTGGTGGAGAGCATGGCGCTGGGGACGGACTATAGGGTGACCAAAGTTTGATTACTGAAAACCAGGACACTCGGCCCggcaatgagatactcaaatgATACTCGAAATTTACTCAAAGAGTCcttataaattatatacatttaaagtatgccccctctgtatggataaaaaaattgttgtattagggccaggacaggacttgaaaacaggttatgtcctgggaaaacaggACGTTTGGTAACCCTAACCCTGGGGGTGTTGGCATAAGGGGCCATGTTGGCGCAGACAAAGGGGTGCGCCACCATGATGAAGGGGTGCGGGGTGTAGCCCGAATCCCGGAAGTCCGTGGTTGTAACCAGGTGTCGATCAAGCCCAGCGGAGCCTCTGGGCAGACGGATTCCGGAAGCGGTGGAGTGGTGGGTCGAGGAGCGAGTGACGGGCTGACAGGCCGAGATGGAGCTCTGTGTCTGGAGGCCCGAGATGAAGTCTGGGATTCAGCTGAACCCAAAGTGCgtgtaaagcctagttcagactgcacgattttcaaactcgtcgggtcactgctgtattcacactgcatgactatctgcggtatcattcagtcactgctgtgttcacactgaccaatggtttgacgacagaggagttcacactgcatgactgaacaagaggaagaatcgccgacaactctctcgctctccggtgtgcaaactacgtttcccaaacacacgtgcgatgtgacaagtaaacaacgcgagatcacacgtgcatcagaccggagttctcgcgcaagacttggaattgttattaaaaatgataaactgcacaaagtttgcttcaagttgtatgtgcgctgatttgtggagaaaaagaaaaaagattatggcggaagaaattgttggagagacatgGTTTGACAtggagggagccaggattgtgttctgcaaagacagtttgaggtaaataaatcattttgtaatgtgctgctgctgtggctggatgtgcaaatgtttggcctttgtttctgtgtgatagaattgtaaatatatctattaaaatactgaaattctgctctataactcctcccagaacctcctgctgccctgtatctcactctctcattgactcgtcggcgattctctctgatcgcgtctttgattattcacgctgcgtgattgtcactcgcgtccacgagcaccgatttgcccatgatctcgggcatttgtcggcgatttcacaaaacctgtcggcgactcaaaatcgggcagtgtgaactaggcttaaagtGGGCTACAAGTCTGTCTGGTCTTAAAGGGACGGCAGCCTAATATAACAGCTGCCAAATTATATTGAAATCAtgagataatattaaaaatgtcttgtCCATGGTATCGATGTTAAAATTGTAGATAGTGAAAATGTGAGTGGCTAATAACTTAAtaaaaaccactagccacaatggctggtaaaaaaaacaacaacagttaATGTCAAGCCAGGAATACAATATAGTAACACTACAGCAATGCtgtcccacatattttgctattataACTGAGCATTTTCTCGATCGTTGGTATAAGTAGCAGTTGGTGATAAATTAGACaagaaatgtaattttacaTCTTCatgctgataacgtttctttagttaTTCATCAATCCTGCAGCCAGAACCACTGAAGTTAAACCACCCTCACTAACGAAAATGAGAATcaagcaaattaaataactcAAATACTAAAGCTACTGCCAAATATATAACTGCAAGTataaagtattatttattactaCACACTTGGTCAATGTTGCACAATGTTTAACCCCTTGATTGTGAGTACATTTATTCATTAGATCACACAGGTCGTGTGCATTTTTATTCCCTTTGTATCAAAAAATACAGagcatttctttaaaagcagaaaatatttaaattaaaaaagtgtTTGTGCTCAAGCACAATTAATGATAATTGAACTCTTCAAAGAAACAAAACATATCACTTCATAAATCACAGCATTTTACATTAACAGTAGTTTACACATTAGTTTACAGAAATGTCCTTTTACAAATAATCAAACTTTACTACTAATTTTAGGAAATTATTTTTAGATTAATCAAGCAAACTCCAACTTTTGCTTACTCTCAATGTCAAATTGTTACTTGTATATTATTTGTGAGTGATGGATCTGaacatacaatttttttttcatttaggcATCTTAAGGCAATGCTTACTCTTATGTCTCTGTAGATTATATGATTTggtgaaactcttcccacatgAAGAGCACTggtacggcttctctccagtgtgaactctctcATGATCTTTCAGGTTTCCTGCCCGAGAGAAACTCTTCCCACATGAAGAGCACTCGTAcagcttctctccagtgtgaactctctcATGATATTTCAGGTTTCCTGCCCGAGAGAAACTCTCCCCACAGTGTGAGCACTTgtacggtttctctccagtgtgaattctctcATGAACTTTCAGTGTTCCTGACTGAgcgaaactctttccacagtgTGAGCACTTGTGcagtttctctccagtgtgaattctctggTGTGTTTTTAAGTGGCTGGATGTACTGAAGGTCTTCCCACAGTCAAAGCACAGATAAGGTCTCACACCAGTATGAATACTCTCATGGTCTTTTAAAGAGTTCAGGCGtgaaaaactctttccacataAAGAACAAACATGAGGCTTCACACCAGCATGAATTATAAGGTGTCTTATTAAGTCTGATGCCGCAACAAATGTTTTCTCACACTGATCACAACTAAGAGATCTCACTCCAGAGTGACGGCGCAGATGATCATTGAGATGACTTTTCTGACTGaatctctttccacactgagagcatatataaggtttctctccagtgtgaatcctcATGTGTTTCTTTAGGTATTCTTTATGtttaaaactctttccacactgagagcaGCTGAAAGATCCTTTGACTCCAGTTTTTCGAGCTTGTTTTAGTGTGAAATTCTTTTCGGTCTTTGAAGCGAGTGTGTTTCCATCTTCATTTGTGAAATCTTCAATTATTTCCACCGGGtctaaaatcaacatattaaattcattattcaataaaagaagaacaaatgagaaacaaaaataaatatgattcaaTCTCAATTCAGCACAAATCCAGTCTAATAAACTCAGCAAAAAAAGGAGACATCCCTTTTCAGGATATTGTACATTAAAGATAACTTTGTAAAATCCAAATGAGCTTTACAGAAACAATTATTGCACATGCACCTGTGAAATAGTCCTTAAAACACACACCCCCGGTTGTACAGTCAAGGCTAAAGCTAGTCTCAGACTAAAATACACGCTTGAGCTTGAGCTTGAGCTGAAAGAAACTTGCACTGACACACTGTATCTTGAAATATGTCACTGTCACAGTTcagtctcaagatgcacactaGTGCTGGGTATATCACGCTTTTTTATCACTGGACCTTTATTATGGCTTAATTTACAGTCAGGAATAAACATTGCAaggacaaatatatatatatatatatatatatatatatatatatatatatatatatatatatatatatatatatatatatatttattattattcaagtCAGTTAATAAAGCTAACAATTTAGTTTAACATGTCagtaaaatgaaaatataatcattgatttaaaattaataataatttgccagcagccatatcaccctgtagcccaagactagTTTCCcgctgaagctaagcagggctgagcctggtgaggccagcagggggcgctcaacctgtggtctgtgtggttcctaacgccccagtatagtgatggggacactgtactgtgaAAGAGCACTGTCCTTCGGATGAGTCTCttaagagtctgcgtttgtgataatatttacttatttcaaaACGCTAGcacgctctgtctggatgcatttaaatctgctctaagtttgcgtttttgtcacctatcacacatgcgcacttcaataagccgacagaaagcaggttaatacgtttacatgcagcgcgaaatcgggtaagaggcaaaaaactacctgtcccgatCAGTTTATGCTTACGTCATTTATGACcgtactccgataaaagaaaacaggttactgtgtttacatgaccatgttcattgttgccttattaggcataatcggcttaagaacgtgcatggaAACACACCTACTGTGTGTTATAGTAGACGAAACTGTGGCGCTCATTCACACAGACACGGCAGACTTCAGATTTCAATAGCAGTCTTTTTGAGCTTTAAGATTCACAGATACTAGTACGTATCCATATCTGATTCATTGCACATtgtcgtttagatttttttaaatactaataaaataatttagttcagttagagaacagattaACTACAATTAAAACTGAACGTGCAGCGTGAGCCGAACGAGTCAGATCTCATTCATCACGAGAGCGAGGAGTGTAATGTAAAAGTGCCTATTTAagggagtttgtcattgtagtgtttcttgttgtgtttttcattaagaataatggGCTAATGAACCCACCGTTCAAGAAACCCACCCCTGCATTGACGCCAATTCTAAACCGAAAGGAAAATGCGCACGGCCGCTCTGCCATTCATTCACAGCAGCATGAAAATTTCCTCACCATCCCATCTCTAACAGGTAAAAAAGGataatacattttgtttctATTGAAATTGAAACTGGTATACCAGATGAACCGGTTTACTGTCCCAGCACtaatgcacaccagtaatgttcttaaagggggggtgaaatgctgtttcatgcatactgatctttttacactgttaaagacttggaatcccatactaaacatagacaaagtttcaaaaactaaagttggacgtttgatgggagtatttctttgtcaaaaatactacttccggttagtcataagtttcggcaagttttttgcgatcatgcgtcccctttgacgttaatgggggcgaaatttccttgtatgagccttacggacaattctaccggaagcgcgtgagagagagagagagggagagagcgaaagcaacaggctacgcccatcaaagcgctggcttgtaggatgcgctgcacaggtgatgtgcacaattacaatgtcaccaaaaaagtgcgtttttggttgccagaccaagacagtcctgcacagattccccaaaaaccccgcggtaaggcaacagtggatgtaatttgcttttccggatcagcaactgagttgcgcgaatgtttatatctgttcgctgcatttcggtgccgactgtttcataaacaaggcccagcttgacgccggcttttccaatcgcctaatgctgaaggatggagcagtcccaacgataaaggtcccaacgttagaaccgcgggcggtgagtgagactgcttcaaatgtctgtgcctatgcccatcaagtagcccaaacatgatcacgtatagttaattgatcaatggagcatgcgatgtgtagtgcgtgtacatttgtttagctggccactatatgtgtaactttatgtttgtgtattgtaaaagcactccaaacaacaatacacacagagtggggaaatatgttgaactaaataagcgcgcttcttcattcaaatgcgctactattccgtgtctttctatgtaaacactaacttagcctgccgtgcaaaaccagtccgcttactgtctacacaaaccacgcgtaaacacacaaacacacgtgcacaactgcacttcccacatgtacaccttcaaagacaaaaatacgacgatataattcaagtataaatatgtaaataacacaagccgctaagcatattatatagttagtgtataacttgtaccacatacagacgtcctgctctagtcgtttttgctgctgctcctgttcaactgcagcctctgggtctgattccggatcatagatgtatggctgtatctgattaaaagccatatttttattttgaataaagtttttttcccgctgttagggatgacacagctttacgacgcactcgactcaacacaatagcagcggcgcgcacacgtcattatttagctccgctcacacgatacgcccccacccgctctgcttttttcggaaagactcggaacagcgcatctttcttatataattataaaaaaaataaagacttttcggagatatgcaggatgcaatgctactctatagatactcaagattgacatgacactgtcAATCGGGGgtaaaacactcagtttcagtcaatctcatgtcaatcttgagtacctatagagtagtattgcatccttcatatctccgaaaagtctttagttttattatatttataaaagaaatataggctgtaccgagtctttttttctgaaaaaaaCGAGcccctggaggcgtatcgagtgggcggagctaaagaatgacgatcgcgaacaaagcggtgacgtcctcaagcgtggaggaacccatggctatctcagctaatagatatatgatccagaatcattcggaggctgaaataaattgaacaggagaaacagcaacagcaggacgtcggtctctgtggtatggactgtatttagtggcctgtcaacatttgtgtgtgtttactcgcagtttatgaggacatgattcggtttatggactattgtatgagactaaaccttagcagtagcaagcaaaacggtttttcacgtcagactagtgtaacgttatacagagaacagcaatggagtaaccgttagcgcatttgaatgacgaagcacgcgatcgtgtcgtttactgatgtttactcacgagacgatagccgacagcacagacatctgaagcagtttaactcaccggctgcttccaaagcaggaccgaacctttatcgctgggaccgctccgtcagaaacacacttctttggtatgatttggtgaagtcctgacagcagtggcgtggaaatccactttgagacgtgactgaagcgatgttgtgaagcttcccgtcatttctgcgttcaaatcggttcaaatgcagcgctgccttcccggaatgctgtgctgaagcgttgaagtcgctcgacgtcactcataggaataaagtggagcgcggcacgacataagtgttcacgggcgactggatctgcagctgagagtgtttatgggcgtgcatttcctctctcgctctagtcacgcgcgcgcaccctaccgggagaagagcccgtacagcccatacaaggaccttccgctcttattaacgtcaagtcgagccatactcgaaaaaaactctcagaaacttgtgagaaaccggaaggagtatttttaacacagaaatactccatcaaacgttcaacattagtttttgaaactttgtctatgtttaggatgggaatccaagtctttaacagtgtaaaaagctcagtatgcatgaaacagcattacccccccccccccccccccccccaggccTCAGGGCGTAACAGTTTATAGGTGGAAGAAAATTAATATCACAGTTGCAATAACTTCGGACATTAAAGAAATCTTTCTACTGCCTCTGAGAAACACCAGGAGAAAGATGCCCAGGGTCTCTGATCGCCTGTGTGAACATGTCATAGTCCTGCTGCAGGAGGCATGAGGACTGCAGATGTGAACAGAGCAATAAACAGAAGTGTCTGTAATgaagaaataaaagtttatttttttgctgAGCTTAGTATCTAGTTCTAGATGTATTGTTATACACCAACCTGTTTGTTCCTCTGTCTCTTCATCAGTCGTTCTGCAAGATTCTTCCTCAATCTCCATCTTTTTCAGTAGTATTTCAGTATGTCAAGTAGTCCTGATTGATTCTTCTTCTCCTGTGGGAAGATggaaatattttgatattattattaatataatattactcAGGTGTTTTACTCTAATAGTAGTGTAACATGGGGGAAGATGCCCCCCTTAAGGCCGTCAACACGCTGCATGCGTATcggcatttatgttaacctataGACTTTTTAAACATCTAAATATGTAAACTATTAATATGCATGCATGTcaaaatgaaatataaacatcttttactattctattttgcctggaaatgcTTCAAACGCAAGCGTGTcacgtgaaaaataggcatGCAAGCGTTTTctacctagcctagaaatctagacacaccctagcggcagcaaatctaatctgccgcgagtgtcgtctagcaactctcaatacccttctgagctgtaaacgccaaacgctggtcgggccaatcacatcgtgtatagagtcgtgggtggggcttaacataatgacggccgagttgcgtttgcgtgcttctagtaaacacagaaactggcgaacggcggcggtctttcgaatcagctctgaccgcgactctggaagacttggagttaagcttttctctgagaaaagaacaaagaacggcactgaagtcattcttaaaagggaagatgtgttcggagtttggCCGACCgtatacggcgaaagtttaatctttcaactagcttcGCTTCACCTTCGTTCACCTCTGGTTgtttgtagcgctatcctatctcgtgcagagggagtttgaaagacaaccgtttatccgcccctcggattgagctgtcaatggtgagtttccagaccaaacatcttgatgtgggtctgacttgtcaggctattttctaccctgtTCACATGGGAGGCGAAATAAATGGACTGCAATTATATAGTACTTTCAACAGACCTAttgccatccaaagcgctttacatatttcCTCACATTCATACGGTGTGTTATGAGAGCAatttggggttaggtgtcttgctcacgGACatctcgacacttggtcaggattgaaccaccaaccttccggtttgtagacaacatgaaccactgagccactgccgccccaataAGAACGGATGCTTGCAGTGTGTTGCCGGCCTAAAACCAATAAGGATTTACTTTTAAACTAGCAATTTAGATATAAGTGTATCGTGCAGGATGATTATGAATCAGCCAATGTGTTATTATAGGAAGTAAATAGAAACATTTGCTAATTCTGCTGTCATACcatgaaatgtaaaatattaaaagagGGGTAAATTGGCCCCTACTGGGGTAAGATTGACTTTTACAGAATTTATACATTccttttaatataattattattttaaatatgtatatatcttGTCAAGCACCATTAATGCAAAATACTAAATCAactgttttatttaacattttattttgtcaatTTAGTTGAAAATTTGAATAACTGATGACAGACAAAGCAGAATCCCAGTAAAAGAGAttcggttacactttattt
Encoded here:
- the LOC137046497 gene encoding zinc finger protein 501-like isoform X2, which encodes MEIEEESCRTTDEETEEQTDPVEIIEDFTNEDGNTLASKTEKNFTLKQARKTGVKGSFSCSQCGKSFKHKEYLKKHMRIHTGEKPYICSQCGKRFSQKSHLNDHLRRHSGVRSLSCDQCEKTFVAASDLIRHLIIHAGVKPHVCSLCGKSFSRLNSLKDHESIHTGVRPYLCFDCGKTFSTSSHLKTHQRIHTGEKLHKCSHCGKSFAQSGTLKVHERIHTGEKPYKCSHCGESFSRAGNLKYHERVHTGEKLYECSSCGKSFSRAGNLKDHERVHTGEKPYQCSSCGKSFTKSYNLQRHKSKHCLKMPK
- the LOC137046497 gene encoding zinc finger protein 658B-like isoform X4, whose product is MEIEEESCRTTDEETEEQTDPVEIIEDFTNEDGNTLASKTEKNFTLKQARKTGVKGSFSCSQCGKSFKHKEYLKKHMRIHTGEKPYICSQCGKRFSQKSHLNDHLRRHSGVRSLSCDQCEKTFVAASDLIRHLIIHAGVKPHVCSLCGKSFSRLNSLKDHESIHTGVRPYLCFDCGKTFSTSSHLKTHQRIHTGEKLHKCSHCGKSFAQSGTLKVHERIHTGEKPYKCSHCGESFSRAGNLKYHERVHTGEKLYECSSCGKSFSRAGNLKDHERVHTGEKPYQCSSCGKSFTKSYNLQRHKTLKRVKRSFTCSQCGNSFTREAHLHRHMMIHTGEKPFTCSQCGKSFRCKDTLNDHMMIHTGEKPFKCSQCGKSFRRKSYFYSHLRFHAGVRSFSCDQCEKTFVFAASLRAHLEVHAGVKPHFCSVCGKSFSHVNSLKLHERIHTGVKPYLCFDCGKTFITSCNLNKHQRVHTGEKPYKCSHCGKSFSWSGNLQEHEKVHTKEKPFQCSSCGKSFARLAHLQLHKNKKKQCLKLPK